The following coding sequences lie in one Candidatus Poribacteria bacterium genomic window:
- a CDS encoding Rpn family recombination-promoting nuclease/putative transposase, which yields MTLILRETQDLTSQHQELYDFLQEQIEHFPDRSIRRLFQNKLNVEALVKMIEPDLATLIDFDALVPASSTFISETLREQQADLLFSVPFRSRDTSETLFIHILIEHQSTVDEMMGFRVLFYMMLIWDRYRREWENQNAPKNKRKLPPILPIVFYTGDRHWETPLALEAVMDIPAELSRFVPRFGTLFLGVKSADVETLTGKGSLLGWLLRVLQNENSDKESLSCALVEAVSFLESLDASEALQKREALVYLLMLIFHRRPVDEREELVRLVEERTSDKEISTMAETTAEFLLARGIERGARETTIENILSVLTARFPSADVNTLKPVLEAIADLNRLKQLLLNASLANSFQAFQHEL from the coding sequence GTGACACTTATACTGCGAGAAACACAAGACCTGACTTCTCAACACCAAGAACTTTACGACTTTTTACAGGAACAGATTGAACATTTTCCCGACCGAAGTATACGACGGTTGTTCCAAAACAAATTAAATGTTGAGGCGTTAGTCAAAATGATTGAACCCGATCTCGCCACACTCATCGATTTTGATGCCCTCGTGCCCGCGAGTAGTACTTTTATATCAGAGACACTTCGCGAACAGCAAGCAGACCTCCTCTTTAGTGTCCCATTCAGGAGCCGAGACACAAGTGAGACCCTGTTTATCCATATCTTGATAGAACATCAATCCACGGTGGATGAGATGATGGGGTTTCGGGTGCTGTTTTACATGATGCTGATCTGGGACAGATATCGTCGGGAATGGGAAAATCAAAATGCTCCGAAAAACAAGCGTAAACTTCCACCGATTTTACCGATAGTGTTTTATACTGGAGATCGCCACTGGGAAACCCCATTGGCACTTGAGGCGGTGATGGACATTCCGGCAGAGTTGTCTCGTTTCGTGCCGCGATTCGGAACGCTATTTTTAGGTGTAAAATCAGCAGATGTAGAGACATTGACAGGGAAAGGGAGCTTGTTGGGTTGGTTGCTGCGTGTACTTCAAAATGAGAATAGTGACAAGGAGTCGTTAAGTTGTGCATTAGTTGAAGCGGTATCGTTCCTTGAAAGTCTTGACGCGTCCGAGGCGTTGCAAAAGCGTGAGGCGTTAGTCTATTTGCTGATGCTGATCTTCCACCGGCGTCCTGTGGATGAACGAGAGGAATTGGTCCGTTTGGTAGAAGAACGAACATCTGATAAGGAGATTTCTACGATGGCAGAAACGACAGCAGAATTCCTACTTGCACGAGGTATTGAGCGTGGGGCGCGGGAAACCACTATTGAAAACATATTATCAGTTCTCACCGCACGGTTCCCGAGTGCCGATGTCAACACCCTAAAACCCGTACTTGAAGCGATTGCCGATCTGAACCGTCTGAAGCAGTTGCTCCTAAATGCTTCATTAGCAAATAGTTTTCAGGCATTCCAACACGAACTATAG
- a CDS encoding winged helix-turn-helix domain-containing protein, with protein sequence MTTDVLQNIVARCHQRHEKPFKQRKTTVRPLIYKGLPYHFTVHCAHRYPVMLQDLEAAGISFMPIGRAPGSDHPPRSFGGERFLKRQEAIDWEITQWRRSWGIHVYTGIPSARREALWHDIEFTYEAICAAPDAVLACVQALVSAVANPLLTLSKSGGLRFSCRIRGYLHPNTKEARFYIYKETPSAEKPSEYDVYLEILGEKGHSCWDARYEILLGNLLDPPLISEEVLFALIDPLRAKLHKPVFQSLQHTWRIPDAPYSLGSGPLDLAKEAFFKRGFSYVREADGFHYWRQYGDDIGTTEVSLWENEDGVWLCASTADTGLPMAATLITDIWKDTGILPPTPKIGLPIEDDQVLAVREGTLSPLALKRPSPVLHTSKPTKKMSETPEDLRVQVQRAFDRNVRVLGFTTETDAETDPEVASVPGRNKAICLKVPSGDLAAAASRFLQNRGVGSVAQGQDRMHLSNQVKDIRNSDLFSDPHYAKIVEQLLETREGTQPLCIFNIFREDQFFLRCKLSRTTLKAWIANWQGNALGNFALALLNAVEIRDKVHGDAIRRVRAVLETFEWLEEEIIQQMCHVDAAPVENIQTSPVVYTDPSWTFWHQLKRFFAHYTRDADAPMRWKDEVLQFRVPPVLHPSVRYLFVNTPALYTEHLRRAFLDEEIEILRTQPMAWVPGNRVFQIRTGIYPRETILDFSNTWDIMAMSETGLHIFSRIQAEIERDPNIKHGIITHAYAIEQLKHIAKNGNVCFLTSFQEAEGLETALQEAEVIWMVGMPETGARRILNRTQILFGNDEEPLSYEIEPRPYRYKDARVRSVDEKEVTRIFTKIIELAQLDRLAHKKVMLLTGLRIPEITDRPETLLFDWEDFDVAGGLDKLAEVIAIRQRFETERDNLTVKSSRKEVERVLGCSQRKANRVLQRLRGRPRVTFREQILALLADGEKRTSEFVAAIQGNPKSINTELTRLVEAGVIIKVKWGVYKLPEA encoded by the coding sequence ATGACAACCGATGTTTTGCAAAATATTGTTGCACGCTGCCACCAACGGCACGAGAAACCCTTTAAGCAACGGAAGACAACCGTAAGACCTCTGATTTACAAAGGACTTCCTTACCATTTCACAGTCCATTGTGCGCACAGGTACCCTGTGATGCTACAGGATTTGGAAGCGGCGGGCATTTCCTTTATGCCGATCGGGCGCGCCCCTGGAAGTGACCATCCCCCGCGGTCTTTTGGGGGGGAACGGTTCTTGAAACGTCAAGAGGCGATAGATTGGGAGATCACCCAATGGCGCAGGTCGTGGGGGATTCATGTGTATACAGGTATTCCCTCCGCACGCCGTGAAGCACTCTGGCATGACATCGAGTTTACATACGAAGCCATCTGTGCTGCGCCTGATGCCGTTCTTGCGTGCGTTCAAGCACTTGTGAGTGCCGTTGCGAACCCATTGTTGACGCTGTCAAAGTCAGGTGGATTGCGCTTCTCTTGCAGGATACGGGGGTACCTGCACCCGAACACCAAAGAGGCACGGTTCTATATCTATAAGGAGACACCCTCAGCTGAGAAACCCAGCGAATACGATGTATATCTTGAAATTTTGGGCGAGAAAGGACACAGTTGCTGGGATGCGCGTTATGAGATCCTGCTTGGAAATCTGTTAGATCCGCCTCTGATTTCTGAAGAAGTTCTCTTTGCACTTATCGATCCCCTTCGCGCGAAGCTGCACAAACCGGTTTTCCAAAGTTTACAACACACGTGGCGCATCCCGGACGCGCCGTACTCTCTCGGATCGGGTCCGCTTGATCTCGCCAAAGAGGCGTTTTTCAAGCGTGGATTTTCTTATGTCAGAGAAGCAGATGGATTTCACTATTGGCGGCAATACGGTGATGACATTGGCACCACAGAGGTATCCTTATGGGAGAATGAAGATGGCGTGTGGCTCTGTGCGTCTACCGCTGATACGGGTCTCCCCATGGCGGCAACGCTCATCACAGATATTTGGAAGGATACCGGCATCCTACCCCCCACTCCCAAGATAGGACTCCCTATAGAAGATGATCAGGTGCTTGCAGTTCGGGAAGGGACACTCAGTCCGTTGGCACTCAAACGTCCATCTCCCGTCTTACACACGTCGAAACCGACAAAAAAGATGTCCGAAACGCCAGAAGATCTTCGCGTTCAGGTGCAGCGTGCTTTCGATAGGAATGTGCGTGTGCTTGGATTTACTACCGAAACAGACGCAGAGACAGACCCTGAAGTCGCATCTGTTCCGGGTAGGAATAAGGCAATCTGTTTAAAGGTGCCGAGTGGTGATCTTGCGGCAGCAGCATCGCGATTTCTTCAAAACCGAGGTGTGGGATCGGTGGCACAAGGGCAGGATCGGATGCATCTCTCGAATCAGGTAAAAGATATTCGGAATTCTGACCTGTTTTCGGACCCACACTACGCAAAAATAGTGGAACAACTTCTCGAAACGCGCGAAGGAACACAACCCCTCTGTATTTTCAATATCTTCAGAGAGGATCAATTCTTTCTGAGATGCAAACTCTCCAGAACCACACTGAAGGCATGGATTGCCAATTGGCAAGGCAACGCCTTAGGCAACTTTGCGCTGGCGCTACTGAATGCAGTAGAAATCAGAGATAAAGTCCATGGAGACGCTATCAGACGGGTCCGAGCAGTGCTCGAGACGTTTGAATGGCTGGAAGAAGAGATTATCCAACAGATGTGCCACGTTGATGCGGCACCTGTTGAAAACATTCAAACGTCCCCAGTGGTTTATACGGATCCAAGCTGGACGTTTTGGCATCAACTCAAACGTTTCTTTGCCCATTATACGCGGGACGCTGATGCACCGATGCGATGGAAGGACGAAGTCCTACAGTTCCGGGTGCCGCCCGTGCTGCATCCGAGCGTCCGATACCTTTTCGTAAATACCCCGGCTCTCTACACTGAACATTTACGTCGAGCATTCTTGGATGAGGAAATTGAGATCCTTCGCACGCAACCGATGGCGTGGGTTCCCGGAAACCGCGTTTTTCAGATTCGGACCGGTATCTATCCACGGGAGACAATTTTAGACTTCAGCAACACCTGGGACATTATGGCGATGTCTGAAACAGGACTGCACATTTTTTCCAGAATTCAAGCCGAAATCGAAAGGGATCCAAATATTAAGCATGGGATTATCACCCATGCCTATGCAATTGAGCAGTTGAAGCATATCGCGAAAAATGGGAACGTCTGTTTCTTGACGAGTTTTCAAGAGGCGGAAGGATTGGAAACCGCCCTTCAAGAAGCAGAGGTTATCTGGATGGTTGGCATGCCGGAAACGGGAGCACGCCGCATTTTGAACCGCACACAGATCCTGTTTGGAAACGACGAGGAACCCCTCTCTTATGAAATAGAACCGAGACCCTACCGTTACAAAGACGCGCGCGTCCGGAGTGTTGATGAAAAAGAGGTCACCCGTATATTCACAAAGATTATAGAGTTGGCTCAGTTGGACCGTTTGGCACACAAGAAGGTTATGTTGCTTACGGGGTTGCGAATTCCTGAGATCACCGATAGACCTGAAACGCTCCTTTTTGACTGGGAAGACTTTGATGTCGCTGGTGGATTGGACAAACTCGCTGAGGTGATAGCGATACGTCAACGATTTGAGACGGAACGCGACAATCTGACGGTTAAATCCAGCAGAAAAGAGGTAGAGCGGGTTCTGGGATGTTCCCAAAGGAAGGCGAACCGAGTGTTGCAAAGGCTGAGGGGGAGGCCACGTGTCACTTTCCGCGAGCAAATTCTCGCACTTCTCGCCGATGGTGAGAAAAGAACATCGGAATTCGTGGCGGCGATTCAAGGAAATCCAAAATCCATAAATACAGAACTCACGCGTCTTGTAGAGGCAGGTGTGATTATAAAGGTCAAGTGGGGTGTCTATAAACTTCCAGAGGCATGA